The Aureispira anguillae genome contains a region encoding:
- a CDS encoding OmpA family protein — MNWQRINLLITMQCFIVSIVLAQDNLPLWFKEQDFDKNVNRWYKVNEYNEKTYHNALYVNAEKDFRLVAEFDSDSLDIAAKWGMSWARKDAYKYYHFEINSDQEFRIGYQLNGKFNVIESWVKKSKIIDKGYNQLEVQKKGTVLQFFINGKMVYKMPYRAFDHTGVAMKSSAASVVFKSFSIYQDMGAIKLVDGGDVAAGTMPRNLGKQVNSEYVDKSPTISPDGKTLYFVREEARDGFGGQDIYYSTRSEDGVWSLAQNIGRPLNNNSNNFVNAVMPDNNTLMAINSYGRTSMDEVLAFTHRTKDGWSQPQRKAIRRLQHVGRWVSFDLAADGRTIVFSMKRPDTYGGRDLYVSFLQADGNFSAPRNLGPTINTEGNEHCPFLAADGKTLYFDTDGHPGYGGRDIFMAKRLDHTWTNWEVPKNLGPTINTKGADEGLVIPASGEYAYFVSDKDSYGGYDIYSLKMPKALRPDPTALITGYVINCFDQKAIPTSIYVYKDGALSEDAYARTNPINGEFKLALAGGAKYKVVAVYNKEIETSSHDTIEIDLTGLSQYEERELDPICFQPKKKPHEAVKIPIRASHTPSFRSVYFDHDEYKLTNKAIAILDKMADTLKIYPQIDIEVLGHTDSNGSHDYNWTLAMNRSGAVIRYLEQKGIDRVRFAFKGFGETKPIENNATHQGRAINRRVEFQVVKPKVRTVVSQKTSY, encoded by the coding sequence ATGAATTGGCAACGAATTAATCTATTAATAACAATGCAGTGTTTTATTGTTTCTATTGTGCTTGCGCAAGACAATCTTCCACTGTGGTTTAAGGAACAAGATTTTGATAAAAATGTTAATCGATGGTATAAGGTCAATGAATACAATGAAAAAACTTACCACAATGCACTGTATGTAAATGCAGAAAAGGATTTTAGATTAGTAGCAGAATTTGATTCTGACTCACTTGACATTGCTGCCAAATGGGGAATGTCTTGGGCTCGGAAGGATGCTTATAAGTATTACCATTTTGAAATCAACAGCGATCAAGAATTTAGAATTGGTTATCAATTGAATGGAAAATTTAATGTTATTGAATCGTGGGTGAAAAAATCCAAAATCATTGATAAGGGGTATAACCAATTGGAAGTGCAAAAAAAAGGAACTGTTTTGCAGTTTTTTATCAATGGTAAGATGGTTTACAAAATGCCTTATCGAGCTTTTGATCATACTGGGGTGGCGATGAAAAGCAGTGCCGCTAGTGTTGTCTTCAAAAGTTTTTCTATTTATCAAGATATGGGAGCAATCAAGTTGGTAGATGGGGGAGATGTTGCTGCTGGAACGATGCCTAGAAATTTAGGGAAGCAGGTAAACAGTGAATATGTAGACAAATCGCCTACTATTAGCCCTGATGGCAAAACGTTGTATTTTGTACGAGAAGAAGCCAGAGATGGTTTTGGAGGGCAGGATATTTATTATAGTACTCGTTCGGAGGATGGTGTTTGGTCGCTTGCTCAAAATATTGGTCGCCCACTCAACAACAATAGCAATAATTTTGTAAATGCTGTTATGCCTGATAATAATACCCTGATGGCTATTAATAGCTATGGGCGAACCAGTATGGATGAGGTTTTGGCATTTACCCATAGAACAAAGGATGGATGGTCACAGCCCCAACGAAAGGCCATTAGAAGATTGCAGCATGTAGGGCGCTGGGTTTCCTTTGATTTAGCAGCAGATGGAAGAACCATTGTTTTTTCTATGAAGCGACCAGATACCTATGGCGGTAGAGATCTATATGTTAGTTTTTTGCAGGCAGATGGTAATTTTTCAGCCCCTAGAAATTTAGGACCAACCATCAATACGGAAGGAAATGAACATTGTCCTTTTTTAGCCGCAGATGGCAAAACTTTATATTTTGATACAGATGGACATCCTGGCTATGGGGGGCGAGATATTTTTATGGCAAAACGGTTAGATCACACTTGGACCAATTGGGAAGTTCCAAAAAATTTGGGACCAACCATCAATACCAAAGGAGCAGATGAAGGCTTAGTTATCCCTGCATCTGGAGAGTATGCCTATTTTGTTTCCGACAAAGACTCTTATGGGGGCTATGACATCTATAGCTTAAAAATGCCTAAAGCGTTGCGTCCTGATCCAACGGCTTTGATAACGGGATACGTCATCAACTGTTTTGACCAAAAAGCAATTCCTACTAGTATCTATGTTTACAAAGATGGTGCATTATCAGAAGATGCCTATGCTCGAACCAATCCAATAAATGGAGAATTTAAATTAGCTTTAGCTGGTGGTGCTAAATACAAAGTGGTGGCCGTTTATAATAAAGAAATAGAAACAAGTAGCCACGATACCATAGAGATTGATTTAACAGGATTAAGCCAGTATGAAGAACGAGAATTAGATCCGATTTGTTTTCAGCCCAAAAAGAAACCCCATGAGGCTGTCAAAATACCAATTAGAGCATCGCATACACCTTCTTTTAGAAGTGTTTATTTTGACCATGATGAATATAAACTAACGAATAAAGCCATTGCCATTTTAGATAAGATGGCAGATACCTTAAAAATTTATCCTCAAATTGATATAGAAGTATTGGGGCATACGGATAGCAATGGATCGCACGATTATAATTGGACTTTGGCAATGAATCGCTCAGGAGCGGTTATTCGATATTTAGAACAAAAAGGAATTGATCGAGTGCGTTTTGCTTTTAAAGGGTTTGGAGAAACAAAGCCTATTGAGAATAATGCAACTCACCAGGGGCGAGCCATCAATAGAAGAGTTGAATTTCAGGTAGTAAAGCCCAAAGTGAGGACTGTTGTGAGTCAAAAAACATCGTATTAA
- a CDS encoding Fic family protein gives MAHPSKKLAESLAILRELQQTTGIAIKTSEISRTHRERLNRNGFLQKVAKGWYITTNPNEKAGDSSSWYTSYWQFCSRYLNEKYTNQYCISADQSIMIHSGNNTIPQQLIVRALKAPNLAINLLHDTSLFIWKSPLPASIEMTVKNGVNIMTIPLALIHCSPSIFEKNPIEVTTVLAQIRSSSEIITHLLNGSHSVIAGRLAGAFRNIGQNQFANDIIKTMTAADFRVREINPFKTKPLIKLSFRNPSPYPNRLKLMWQNMRTLVLKHFPDPPGLPKDKTQYLKSIDAIYVTDAYHSLSIEQYNVSPQLIEKVKTGDWDIKNEGDKKQRDAMAARGYWQATQVVRNSIKSILNGANPGEIIEQDHGDWYRELFAPSVTAGILKVSELAGYRTHQVYITQSKHIPLNKDAVLDSMPILFELLKTEPHAGVRAVLGHFIFVYIHPYIDGNGRMARFLMNTMLASGGYPWTVIPLEKRKNYMDSLEKISVDQNIEPFVIFIADLVKQNLID, from the coding sequence ATGGCTCATCCAAGTAAAAAACTTGCAGAATCTCTTGCAATACTTCGAGAATTGCAGCAAACTACAGGTATTGCAATAAAAACGTCTGAAATAAGTAGGACACATAGAGAGCGTCTTAATAGAAATGGATTTTTACAAAAAGTAGCCAAAGGTTGGTATATTACGACTAACCCTAATGAAAAAGCAGGAGATAGCAGCTCTTGGTATACCTCATATTGGCAATTTTGTAGTCGCTATTTGAATGAAAAATATACCAATCAATATTGTATTTCTGCCGATCAATCTATAATGATTCATTCAGGTAATAATACAATACCTCAACAGCTAATTGTACGTGCTCTCAAGGCACCTAATTTAGCTATAAATTTGCTGCATGATACCTCTCTGTTTATATGGAAATCCCCACTACCTGCTTCAATAGAAATGACAGTAAAAAATGGAGTTAATATAATGACGATACCTTTAGCTCTTATACATTGCTCTCCTAGCATCTTCGAAAAAAATCCAATTGAAGTAACAACTGTTTTAGCTCAGATTAGAAGTTCATCTGAAATTATAACCCATCTTTTAAATGGCTCTCATAGTGTTATTGCAGGAAGGTTAGCAGGTGCCTTTCGGAATATAGGACAAAATCAATTTGCCAATGATATTATAAAAACCATGACTGCTGCTGATTTTCGGGTTCGTGAGATCAACCCATTCAAAACAAAACCGCTTATTAAATTATCATTTAGGAACCCTTCCCCATATCCCAATAGACTAAAATTAATGTGGCAAAACATGAGAACTTTAGTTTTAAAACATTTTCCTGATCCCCCTGGTTTACCTAAAGATAAAACACAATATCTTAAATCAATTGATGCAATTTATGTTACAGATGCTTATCACTCTCTTTCTATAGAACAATATAACGTAAGCCCTCAACTCATAGAAAAAGTAAAAACTGGTGATTGGGATATAAAAAATGAAGGAGATAAAAAACAACGAGATGCCATGGCTGCTAGAGGATATTGGCAAGCAACACAAGTTGTTCGAAACAGTATAAAAAGCATTCTAAATGGAGCTAACCCTGGAGAAATAATAGAACAAGATCATGGAGATTGGTATCGAGAATTATTTGCACCTAGTGTAACTGCGGGGATATTAAAGGTTAGTGAATTAGCAGGTTACAGAACCCATCAAGTATACATCACTCAATCCAAACATATTCCTTTAAATAAAGACGCAGTACTTGACTCTATGCCTATTTTATTTGAACTTTTAAAAACAGAGCCGCATGCAGGAGTTCGTGCGGTTCTTGGACATTTTATTTTTGTCTATATCCACCCATACATAGATGGAAATGGAAGAATGGCAAGGTTTCTTATGAATACAATGCTTGCTTCTGGCGGATACCCTTGGACAGTTATTCCTCTTGAAAAACGCAAAAATTATATGGATTCTCTTGAAAAGATTAGCGTAGATCAAAACATAGAGCCTTTCGTAATATTTATAGCAGACTTAGTCAAACAAAATCTTATAGACTAG
- a CDS encoding 4Fe-4S binding protein, which yields MNNDVSMALSNPDQQNLNGLQRLALGLVAVGLLALFIGWAGQAVHAPLTFFLVAAGGISAGSLLYTYSEYNGKTEGIKNNGVFFKSISARGGFAWMLGVLLTGFYICLYWFPQYIEGLIRMHDPLSYLLRGKEANQWFVYGTFYTFAVILMGVKFMAKYKHNRYQVYRTMSVMSFQLSFAYLIPAFLAAMNQPEEYFSYFWPLDSYALRPEWTLNWNHPSSVGDIGYLIIGVGFFMPFIATPILTYLYGKRWYCSWVCGCGGLAETAGDPFRQLSDKSLTAWKIERVLIYSILVAITVLTVLLWVNHQMQNELLGTFTASYKKGYGFFIASMFSGVIGTGMYPLLGNRSWCRFGCPMAAMLGLYQKVKSRFRITTNGGQCISCGNCSTYCEMGIDVRHYAQRGQDIVRASCVGCGICSAVCPRGVLRLENSNEDINDRALDVRNIHVKMDDVTFL from the coding sequence ATGAATAATGATGTAAGCATGGCTTTGTCCAACCCAGATCAACAAAATTTAAATGGTCTACAGCGGTTAGCCCTTGGATTAGTTGCAGTTGGATTATTAGCTTTATTTATTGGGTGGGCAGGACAGGCTGTTCATGCTCCTTTAACGTTCTTTTTAGTAGCAGCTGGGGGGATTAGCGCAGGAAGTTTATTATATACTTACTCTGAGTATAACGGAAAAACAGAAGGCATAAAAAACAATGGCGTTTTCTTCAAAAGCATTTCAGCTAGAGGCGGTTTTGCTTGGATGTTGGGCGTATTACTAACAGGATTTTACATTTGTTTGTATTGGTTTCCTCAGTATATAGAAGGACTGATACGAATGCATGACCCACTTAGCTATTTACTTCGAGGCAAAGAAGCAAACCAATGGTTTGTTTATGGAACTTTTTATACGTTTGCGGTCATCTTAATGGGGGTTAAGTTTATGGCTAAATACAAACACAATCGTTATCAGGTGTACAGAACAATGTCTGTTATGTCTTTTCAATTGAGTTTCGCATATTTAATACCTGCCTTTTTAGCCGCAATGAATCAGCCTGAAGAATATTTTTCGTATTTCTGGCCCCTAGATTCTTATGCCTTGCGTCCCGAATGGACACTAAATTGGAATCATCCTAGCAGTGTAGGTGATATTGGTTATCTTATTATTGGTGTAGGGTTTTTTATGCCTTTTATTGCAACTCCTATTTTGACTTATTTGTACGGAAAACGATGGTATTGCTCATGGGTATGTGGCTGTGGAGGCCTAGCAGAAACAGCAGGAGATCCCTTTCGTCAACTATCGGATAAATCGTTAACTGCTTGGAAAATAGAACGAGTATTGATTTATTCTATTCTAGTAGCAATTACCGTATTAACGGTTCTTTTGTGGGTAAACCATCAGATGCAAAATGAATTGTTGGGCACATTTACAGCTAGTTATAAAAAAGGCTATGGCTTTTTTATTGCTTCTATGTTTTCAGGAGTAATTGGAACAGGAATGTACCCGTTATTAGGAAATCGATCTTGGTGCCGTTTTGGTTGTCCAATGGCTGCCATGCTGGGGCTGTACCAAAAAGTTAAATCTCGTTTTAGAATCACAACCAACGGAGGACAGTGCATTTCTTGTGGCAATTGTTCAACGTATTGTGAAATGGGGATTGATGTTCGCCACTATGCACAACGAGGTCAAGATATTGTTCGTGCTTCTTGTGTCGGTTGTGGTATTTGTTCTGCTGTTTGCCCTCGTGGTGTATTGCGGTTAGAGAATAGCAATGAAGATATTAACGATCGTGCGTTAGATGTGCGAAATATACATGTTAAAATGGATGATGTAACTTTTTTGTAA
- a CDS encoding alpha-ketoacid dehydrogenase subunit alpha/beta — protein sequence MISYNKKRLSKKKLLELYRALLKPRMIEEKMLVLLRQGRISKWFAGIGQEAIAVGVTAALEQDEHIFTMHRNLGVFTTREVPLERLFCQWQGKLPGFTKGRDRSFHFGAPEFNIVGMISHLGPQLSFAGGVGLASNLAKEGKVAVAFTGEGGTSEGDFHEALNVAAVWNLPVIFVIENNGYGLSTPTTEQYACEDLVDRAKGYGMEGHKIDGNNILEVYDTVDKLAKSMRKNPRPVLLECKTFRMRGHEEASGTKYVPKELMERWAKKDPISNYEQFLIKEDILTEEAIQELRKAYKKEIEDGLAIAYATPDVEADLTTEIGDLFAPHTSVSKAPATAQVSTRRFVDAISDGLRQAMEKYDNLVLMGQDIADYGGVFKITDGFTEQFGKDRVRNTPLCESAIIGVALGLSLKGYKAMVEMQFADFVTCGFNQIVNNAAKLHYRWGQNVDLVLRMPTGGGVGAGPFHSQSNEAWFFHVPGLRIVYPSNPEDAKGLLLAAFEDPNPVLFFEHKALYRSMSADIPDDYYTIEIGKAAIARTGSEATIITYGNAVHWAKAAVETLGVDVEVIDLRTLLPLDYETIAASVEKTNRVLLLHEDTMIGGIGGELSAYIAENLFEHLDAPIKRVASLDTPFPFAKDLERQFLPQERLLTALEELLAY from the coding sequence ATGATCAGCTACAACAAAAAGCGATTGAGCAAAAAGAAATTATTAGAGCTTTATCGCGCCTTGCTCAAACCTCGTATGATAGAGGAAAAAATGTTGGTTTTATTACGTCAAGGACGTATCAGCAAATGGTTTGCAGGAATTGGACAAGAAGCCATTGCTGTTGGGGTAACAGCAGCTTTAGAGCAGGATGAACACATCTTTACCATGCATCGCAATTTAGGAGTGTTTACAACAAGAGAAGTTCCTTTAGAGCGTTTATTTTGTCAATGGCAGGGCAAATTACCTGGTTTTACCAAAGGACGTGATCGTTCTTTTCACTTTGGAGCGCCAGAATTTAATATAGTTGGGATGATTTCTCATCTTGGTCCACAACTTTCTTTTGCAGGAGGGGTCGGTTTAGCAAGCAATTTGGCAAAAGAAGGGAAAGTAGCAGTAGCGTTTACAGGAGAAGGAGGAACAAGTGAGGGAGATTTTCACGAAGCACTTAATGTAGCAGCAGTCTGGAACCTACCCGTTATTTTTGTTATTGAGAACAATGGCTATGGTTTGTCTACACCTACTACAGAACAATATGCCTGTGAAGATTTAGTAGACCGTGCCAAAGGCTACGGTATGGAAGGACACAAAATAGATGGCAACAATATCTTAGAGGTATATGATACCGTTGACAAATTGGCCAAATCTATGCGCAAAAACCCTCGTCCTGTCTTATTAGAATGCAAAACATTCCGTATGCGTGGACACGAAGAGGCCTCAGGCACCAAATATGTTCCCAAAGAATTGATGGAACGTTGGGCTAAAAAAGATCCCATCAGCAACTATGAGCAATTTTTAATCAAAGAAGATATTCTAACCGAAGAGGCTATTCAAGAATTGCGCAAAGCATACAAAAAAGAAATTGAAGATGGGCTAGCCATTGCTTATGCTACTCCTGATGTTGAAGCGGATTTAACCACAGAAATTGGTGATTTGTTCGCTCCTCACACCTCTGTTTCTAAGGCTCCTGCAACCGCCCAAGTGAGTACCCGTCGTTTTGTAGATGCGATCTCTGATGGTTTGCGTCAGGCAATGGAGAAATACGACAATTTGGTCTTAATGGGACAAGATATTGCCGATTATGGAGGTGTTTTTAAAATTACAGACGGATTTACAGAGCAATTTGGCAAAGATAGAGTACGCAATACGCCCTTGTGTGAAAGTGCAATTATTGGAGTTGCTTTAGGCTTGAGTCTAAAAGGGTATAAGGCAATGGTAGAAATGCAATTTGCTGATTTTGTCACTTGTGGATTCAATCAAATTGTTAATAATGCCGCTAAATTGCATTATCGTTGGGGACAAAATGTAGATTTGGTGTTGCGAATGCCTACTGGAGGTGGTGTTGGAGCTGGTCCTTTCCACTCTCAAAGCAATGAAGCATGGTTTTTTCATGTTCCTGGTCTACGAATTGTTTATCCATCGAATCCAGAAGATGCAAAAGGTTTATTATTAGCAGCGTTTGAAGATCCTAACCCTGTTCTATTTTTTGAACATAAAGCACTCTACCGCTCTATGTCTGCTGATATTCCAGATGATTATTATACCATAGAAATCGGTAAGGCAGCTATTGCAAGAACGGGTTCAGAAGCGACAATTATTACGTATGGTAATGCTGTACATTGGGCAAAAGCCGCAGTAGAAACCTTGGGCGTAGATGTCGAAGTCATTGACTTGCGTACCTTATTGCCGTTGGATTATGAAACCATTGCTGCTTCTGTTGAAAAAACAAATCGGGTACTATTGCTTCATGAAGATACCATGATTGGAGGTATTGGTGGAGAGTTGTCAGCTTATATTGCTGAGAATTTGTTTGAGCACCTAGATGCTCCTATCAAACGAGTAGCAAGCTTGGATACTCCTTTCCCTTTTGCTAAAGATTTGGAACGTCAATTTTTGCCGCAAGAGCGTTTATTAACGGCTTTAGAAGAGTTATTGGCGTATTAG
- a CDS encoding OmpA family protein, translated as MQNKNDKLPPKDLKVLEKIEQELNKYTQLYAEDGTISEEEQEQLNRLQQKVKKIKQQLLDDPIKKGVDFWVDFSLETFVNIQGWGMQDGQEIINTKIELDQEGQKNIALSANANYHISIWTKANIDYWHGIGGLHHKAEYIIKDHYCEVAIQPNGKLSFSRIADKIIEASKPDLIQEYSVELSAQYNERNHSISIKGAATTPAKDEEGVKYEKQVLSNTLVGIQIQVTDIVPFQTIEKELVFERENQAILSSDQASVCRKWWQELDPRLKELVRNRKAKVVIQGFTSPTGTERYNEILGTKRAQHIARLLKPKIGVDDNGNAVCIFECIGEGEETGDPKRYVKIKIVEL; from the coding sequence ATGCAAAACAAAAATGATAAACTGCCCCCTAAAGATTTAAAGGTATTAGAAAAGATCGAGCAGGAATTGAATAAATATACTCAATTATATGCTGAGGATGGCACTATTTCGGAAGAGGAGCAAGAGCAATTGAATCGTTTACAACAGAAGGTAAAAAAAATAAAACAGCAATTGCTTGATGACCCGATCAAAAAAGGAGTAGATTTTTGGGTAGATTTTTCTTTGGAAACATTTGTGAATATCCAAGGTTGGGGGATGCAAGATGGTCAGGAAATTATAAATACAAAAATAGAGCTGGACCAAGAGGGGCAAAAAAATATTGCCCTTTCAGCAAATGCCAATTACCATATTAGTATTTGGACTAAAGCAAACATAGATTATTGGCATGGGATAGGGGGATTGCATCATAAAGCAGAATATATTATTAAGGATCATTATTGTGAAGTAGCTATTCAGCCCAATGGGAAATTATCGTTTAGTAGGATTGCAGATAAAATTATAGAAGCTTCTAAACCTGATTTGATTCAAGAATATTCAGTAGAACTATCGGCACAATACAACGAACGTAACCATTCAATTAGCATAAAAGGGGCAGCAACAACACCAGCAAAAGACGAGGAAGGAGTGAAGTATGAGAAGCAAGTGCTTAGCAATACACTTGTTGGTATACAAATTCAAGTTACAGATATTGTTCCTTTTCAGACCATAGAAAAGGAGTTGGTATTTGAACGGGAGAATCAGGCTATTTTGTCTAGTGATCAGGCTTCCGTGTGTAGAAAGTGGTGGCAAGAATTAGATCCAAGACTAAAGGAATTGGTAAGAAATAGGAAGGCAAAAGTTGTTATACAGGGATTTACTAGTCCTACAGGAACAGAGAGATATAATGAAATATTAGGGACTAAAAGAGCTCAACATATTGCTAGGTTATTAAAACCTAAAATAGGTGTAGATGACAATGGGAATGCCGTTTGTATTTTTGAGTGTATAGGAGAGGGAGAGGAAACAGGAGATCCTAAACGTTATGTAAAAATAAAAATAGTTGAGTTATGA
- the mnmG gene encoding tRNA uridine-5-carboxymethylaminomethyl(34) synthesis enzyme MnmG, whose protein sequence is MFPEYDVIVVGGGHAGCEAATAAANMGSKVLLATMNMETIAKMSCNPAMGGVAKGQIVREIDALGGYSGIVTDHTMIQFRMLNLSKGPAMWSPRAQSDRMRFAEKWRMMLEANPNISFWQEMIVGLIVKNGVVKGVRTSLGLEIAAKTVILTNGTFLNGIIHIGERKISAGRAGERASTGITAQLVELGFESDRMKTGTPARVDGRTINWDAMEVQHGDEPAGKFSYTNTPKLLKQRPCHITYTNKKVHEILKTGFDKSPMFTGRIQGIGPRYCPSIEDKIERFADKERHQLFVEPEGWETCEVYVNGFSSSLPEDVQYKAMQLIPGFENAKMFRPGYAIEYDFFQPTQLKVSLETRLVKNLFFAGQINGTTGYEEAAAQGLMAGINAHLKIHNQEPFVLKRSEAYIGVLIDDLINKGTEEPYRMFTSRAEHRILLRQDNADVRLTPLADKLGIDVKDRLDRVQEKQLANDKIADFIRNTSIEPAAIEQVLLKKGSAPLRQKMKMHKILLRPNMGIQDFVSAVPKVATFMAQFEEEFITCAEINLKYEGYIRKEKEQVDKINRLEDVRLYDIDYSTIKGLSSEAVEKLNKLQPATIGQASRISGVSPADVSILLVYVGR, encoded by the coding sequence ATGTTTCCAGAATATGATGTAATTGTTGTTGGTGGAGGACATGCAGGTTGCGAAGCAGCAACTGCAGCAGCCAATATGGGGTCTAAGGTCTTATTAGCAACTATGAATATGGAGACCATTGCCAAAATGTCTTGCAACCCTGCAATGGGAGGAGTTGCCAAAGGGCAAATCGTACGTGAAATTGATGCCTTAGGAGGCTATTCTGGCATCGTTACTGATCATACCATGATTCAATTTCGCATGCTTAATTTATCCAAAGGCCCTGCAATGTGGAGCCCTCGAGCACAAAGTGATCGCATGCGTTTTGCCGAAAAATGGCGCATGATGCTGGAAGCCAATCCTAATATTTCTTTTTGGCAAGAAATGATTGTTGGGTTAATTGTAAAAAATGGAGTGGTCAAAGGAGTTCGTACTTCTTTAGGCTTAGAGATTGCCGCTAAAACTGTTATTTTAACCAATGGAACGTTCTTAAATGGTATTATTCATATTGGTGAACGCAAAATTAGTGCTGGTCGTGCGGGAGAGCGAGCCTCTACAGGTATTACTGCCCAACTGGTAGAATTGGGTTTTGAATCGGATCGCATGAAAACAGGAACTCCTGCTCGTGTGGATGGTCGTACCATTAATTGGGATGCTATGGAGGTACAACATGGAGATGAGCCCGCTGGCAAATTTTCGTATACCAATACCCCCAAGTTATTAAAGCAACGCCCTTGTCATATTACTTATACCAATAAAAAAGTACACGAAATCCTAAAAACAGGCTTTGATAAGTCTCCTATGTTTACAGGTCGAATCCAAGGAATAGGGCCTCGTTATTGTCCTTCCATCGAAGATAAAATTGAACGTTTTGCAGATAAAGAACGCCACCAATTGTTTGTTGAGCCTGAAGGCTGGGAAACCTGTGAGGTTTATGTCAATGGTTTTTCTAGTTCTTTGCCAGAAGATGTACAATACAAGGCAATGCAATTAATCCCTGGCTTTGAAAACGCAAAGATGTTTCGCCCAGGCTATGCTATAGAATACGATTTTTTCCAACCTACACAACTAAAGGTTTCTTTAGAAACACGCTTAGTTAAAAATTTGTTCTTTGCTGGACAAATCAATGGAACAACAGGTTACGAAGAAGCTGCTGCTCAAGGGCTAATGGCTGGAATTAATGCTCATCTAAAAATTCATAATCAAGAACCATTTGTATTAAAACGGTCAGAAGCCTATATTGGTGTTCTAATTGACGATTTGATTAATAAAGGAACGGAAGAACCTTACCGTATGTTTACTTCCCGTGCAGAGCATCGAATCTTATTGCGTCAAGATAATGCTGATGTTCGATTAACTCCATTGGCAGATAAATTAGGAATTGATGTCAAAGATCGTTTGGATCGTGTTCAAGAAAAGCAACTTGCTAACGATAAAATTGCCGATTTCATTCGAAATACCAGTATAGAACCAGCTGCTATTGAGCAGGTTTTACTAAAAAAAGGTTCTGCTCCTTTGCGCCAAAAAATGAAAATGCATAAGATCTTATTACGTCCTAATATGGGAATTCAAGATTTTGTATCAGCAGTCCCCAAAGTTGCTACATTTATGGCTCAATTTGAAGAAGAGTTTATTACTTGCGCAGAAATCAACCTAAAGTATGAAGGTTATATTCGTAAAGAAAAAGAACAAGTAGATAAAATCAATCGCTTAGAAGACGTTCGCTTATACGATATTGATTATTCAACCATCAAAGGGCTTTCTTCTGAAGCAGTTGAAAAACTGAATAAATTACAACCTGCGACCATTGGGCAAGCCAGTCGTATTAGTGGTGTTTCTCCTGCCGATGTATCAATCTTATTAGTTTACGTTGGTCGATAA